A region of the Triticum aestivum cultivar Chinese Spring unplaced genomic scaffold, IWGSC CS RefSeq v2.1 scaffold65858, whole genome shotgun sequence genome:
GTAGTCCTTCGAGTGTGCCAACGATTTCTTCTATGGGAGGTCTATTTCTCCGATCGATTTCTACACATCTAATCCCAATTTCAATGCATGTTTTAACTTCTTGGAGGCTTCCTGAATCTAACGATGCATACTTGGAGTGGGATGTTATATGCTGCAGTGTCCAATCTTTACGTACCTGTAGAAGTGGAGTCAAGATTCTTGGTCATGATATATAAACTGAATGTACAACATATACATTCATTTCAATTCCAAATAAAAAAGTAAAATCTCCTCCTACTTTATCAACAAAATTTCTTGCAGACGGTTGTTCACGAGGATTCTGCTCTCCTGTGGTGATCTCGATTATCAATAGGCCTAAACTATATATGTCTGACTGGGCCGAGATTTCACCTCTGTAAAGATATTCTGGAGCCATGTAGCCACTGGATGACATTAAAATTGGAAGTTAAATAAATAAATAGGCAGAACTGGAGTGGCAAAAGGAGAATTTGAAAATTATGTAAGGAATAAACTAATGTTATGAAATTTCAGATTAGCTTACTAAGATCCCACAACTGTTTGTGTGCATAATCGGGTTTGTTCTTGGCCAAAGACTCTTGATAGTGCAAAGTCTGCGATCTTTGGCACCATATCTACACCCAACAATATATTTTCAGGCTTCAAATCCATATGGACTATGGGAATATCCAACTTGTGTAGGAAAAACAATCCCTGGCAAATCCCCTTGATTATTTTGAAGCGTGTGTCCCAATTGATTTCCTGTTTAGCTGATGCTTTGGTATCTGCATATAGGTGTAAAGAAGATAAATAATCTGAAAGGTAAAAAATGTAAACATACATCACAGAAACTAGGCGGGGCGTCGAAACTCTAAACAATTTAGAGAAGTGATTTCCTAGTTAGCACCAATTTGGAATGAAACATCAAGGAATAGATTAGAAATGCAAAATATGTTGGATAATGTATTGCATACCAAATAGATTCGCTTGAAGGCTCCCGTTAGGTAAATATTCGTAGCAGATTAAACTTTCAGTGATGTCTGCCTGGATATATCTTTTATCAAACTGCACCAATTTCTTCTGTGTTTCAGTGCAGAATCCAACCAACTCTACTATGTTTACATGCTTGAGCGCCATAATATTCTGAACCTCTTTACTAAATG
Encoded here:
- the LOC123172951 gene encoding cysteine-rich receptor-like protein kinase 6 — encoded protein: MATGSKIKESKQSPELPKQLPIDFLKKITNNFAEDRIISEGPFGTLYKGIVPDDDKVIAVKKLQDNAPMSADKTFSKEVQNIMALKHVNIVELVGFCTETQKKLVQFDKRYIQADITESLICYEYLPNGSLQANLFDTKASAKQEINWDTRFKIIKGICQGLFFLHKLDIPIVHMDLKPENILLGVDMVPKIADFALSRVFGQEQTRLCTQTVVGSYGYMAPEYLYRGEISAQSDIYSLGLLIIEITTGEQNPREQPSARNFVDKVRKDWTLQHITSHSKYASLDSGSLQEVKTCIEIGIRCVEIDRRNRPPIEEIVGTLEGLRPS